The Calothrix sp. PCC 7507 DNA segment CAATACAACAATCACCACGCGATCGCTATCTCAGTGCTAGAGAAATGCTAGCAGCATTAGAAGATCAAAGGATTTTTGGTCAGAAAGCTATGTGTAGAGTTTGATAGATTAAATCTTCCCTACTTTATTTATCCCCGATATTTACCATCTATATTTGAAGAACAAGAATGATCATCTGTTGGATCAAAATAGGAATTATACATAGGTTTAAGCTGGCAAATACATAGCGATCGCACTAAATCTCAAGTTAGCATGGTCAAGTAGTGAAAACGAGTTAAAGTATACAGCAATAACCCTTGTCTTTACTGACTGATGCTGACTTATGGAAATGCTGCTAAACAATCGCTATCAAGTGATTCGGACTTTAGGAGGCGGTGGATTTGGTGAAACTTTCCTCGCGGAAGATACCCAAATGCCGTCCAATCGCCGCTGCGTCATTAAACAACTCAAACCGATTCAAAACAATCCGCAGATTTACCAACTGGTGCGAGAAAGGTTTCAGCGAGAAGCCGCAATTCTAGAAGATTTGGGCGGTTCTACTGACCAGATTCCCTCTTTATATGCATATTTTCAGTCAGAAGGTCAGTTTTATGTAGTGCAAGAGTGGGTTGAAGGCGAGACATTAACCGCAAAAATCCAGCAGCAAGGGTTATTGAGTGAAAGTGCAGTCCGAGAAATCTTAATCAACTTATTACCAGTTCTGGAATACGTCCACTCGAAGCGGATTGTTCACCGCGATATCAAGCCTGATAACATTATTTTGCGTCGCCGTGACAGCAAACCTGTACTCATTGATTTTGGTGCGGTGCGAGAATCGATGGGAACAATGGTGAATTCCCAAGGTAATCCTACCAGCTCGATTGTGATTGGCACGCCAGGGTATATGCCTAGTGAACAAGCTGCAGGTAGACCAGTTTATTCTAGTGATTTATATAGTTTAGGGATCACAGCCATTTATTTGCTAACTGGTAGACAGCCACAGGAAATAGCAACAGATCCCCGGACTGGAGAAATTGTTTGGCGTCAACATGCTTTAAATGTTAGCCCCTCATTGGCAATGGTGATTGATCGGGCGATCGCTTATCATCCACGCGATCGCTATCCCACAGCCAGAGAAATGCTAGAAGCCTTACAATTGGGTGCAGTAACCATGCAGCCTACTGTTCCTTACGCCCAGCCACCAGCAGCTAATCTACCCCCTACTGCAGTCACACCCCAATACACAATTCCCATCAGTCCAGCTGCTCTCCCTCAACCAATAAATCAAAGCAATGGTCAACGAGGAATATTTGCAGGTAGTTTAATTGCAGGTGGTTTGATTGGTGCTTCCATCATCATTGGTTTTGCCATCAACAACAAAAAAGAACCCCAACCAATAGCACAGTCATCACCGTTATCTAGCGAACAAGCCACAATCAATAACCAACCCCAGAATACAGCGCCATCCGTCAAAACCCAACGTCCGGACACCACAACCCGCAACGAACCCCAGGATATCGTCACACCAGTAAAATCAATATTTCCCAGCCCTAGCGCACCTAATCTTACTCCCACACCGCTCAAGAGTGAAACTCCATCTGCTGAAACACCAGCACAAGTTGATAGACCATCACCAGAACAAGCTATACAAAATTATTTTGCAACTATTAATAAACGTGAGTTTCAAACTGGATGGAATCAGCTATCTCCCAATTATCAAAGTAATAAACGTCTTCATCCCAATGGTTATCTTTCTTATATTGATTGGTGGGGTGGAAAAGTTGAAAGTGTTGATGTAGAAGAAGTGAATTTGGTAGAAGCAAGTGCCGAAACAGCCACCGTTGAAGCTCAGTTAGAATACTCTATGAAAACGGGAAAAGTAGTTCCTAGTGTTGTGCGCTTCTCCCTTTTATGGGATGCTGGAAATAGTCGATGGGTTGTTAGTGATACCAAATAGCTGACATCCAGATTTGAAGGCTTTAATTCAAGAACTTTATACCGAATCCGCTGTGGATGAAATTACAGACGACAACATCAGGGCTAAAATCAAAGTGCGATCGCCCTCTTAATGACTGACCAAAACCATGATCGCCTCTGGGAATAAAACAGCGATCGCACTTGTTGTTTGTACTTGCTGCGCTATGGCTTTATTGTCCACGTCCTGGTTTGCAATCTGCAAAACCTAATGCTTCCGTATCCAGGAAACTAGCGATTCTCTTTCAGAGACACTACGTGAACGCCATTTCAATTACGGCTTCGACTGGATACTCAATTTCAGTAGCACGGGTCATCAGAGCTGCTCTAATTCTCTGAGGTAAATGTCCTAAGATAACTTCAGCATCAGCACTTGTAAGTTGCTCTTGAAGTTTAGCTTGCATAGGTTCACCTCTGGGGTGGAATTTGGACACTGTAAGGAGGTTCAGTAGCTCTAAGAATAATTGCTTCTAACTCCAATATAGGAATCCGGTTTGATTATTGAAAAAATTCCGTACACTTTAATCTTAAGTGTAGGGTGGGCAATGCCCACCAAAACCCGGATGTGGTGGGCAATGCCCAACGCCACTCCTCTCAACGCGGGAAACCCGCGCACGAGGGTGGCTCCCCTACATGTATTTCAGAAATCAAATATGAGTCCTATAGTAACGCAGGGTTTTGCCAGTAAGAAATTGGCTGCACCGCAATCCGAACGTCTTCATAGCTGTATTTGTCGAGCCATGCCCACAAAAAAGCCTTGTGTCCTCCACTAAAGCGACCCCGCAGGCTCTTGGTTTTACCAATGTAAAGTAATCCATCAGTTTTGTGTCTGATTGCATAGATCCCAGGACGAGGAGGAATGTTGGCAAATTCGCGACTTAAAAGCTGGCATTGTTCAAAGGGTGTCAAGACAATTGCATCCAGGATTCTTTGCGCTTGAATTTGCAATTCAGAATCGTTTGTCGGCATGAAAGTAAGAAAGCTGATTGCACAGAAATCATGCTCTCACAAATTTTGTGATAGTTTGCCATTGAACTAAAGTCAAGAGCGATCGCTCCTGATTTCATTTTGAATTGCGTAGACACGTTCGACGTAGTCGTTCCCGTACTCCTACGGGAAAGCAAGCTACGCGTTGGCGGAGCCTCTCGTAGAGAAGCGTCTCCGTCAGAAGAAGGGTAGTGGCTTGTCTTCAGACATCGCTCTTTGACCAATTAAGCGATCGCACTTTAGTGGGGAATTGAAGGGATGGGCGTTAAACCGCTTCCCGCAGATGTGCATCCAAAAACTGTGTCAACTCGCGCCAAGAGTCTTCCGCTGCCAAGCGGTTATAAGAAGAACGCTCATGACAAAAAAAACCATGATCGGCATCAGGATAAACCTTCAACCTGTACTCTTTGTGCAGTTCCTGGAATCTGGACTCGACTTGTTTGATACGTTCGAGCGGAATGAATGGATCAACACCACCGTGAAAGAAATATACGGGTACTTTGATGTTTTTGACTGCATCAATCCACTCATCCAGAACCATGCCGTAGAAGGGGGCTGCTGCCGCAATTTCATTTGATAACTTGCAAGCAGCAAGAAAAGTCAAACCGCCA contains these protein-coding regions:
- a CDS encoding GIY-YIG nuclease family protein, with the translated sequence MPTNDSELQIQAQRILDAIVLTPFEQCQLLSREFANIPPRPGIYAIRHKTDGLLYIGKTKSLRGRFSGGHKAFLWAWLDKYSYEDVRIAVQPISYWQNPALL
- a CDS encoding serine/threonine protein kinase, coding for MEMLLNNRYQVIRTLGGGGFGETFLAEDTQMPSNRRCVIKQLKPIQNNPQIYQLVRERFQREAAILEDLGGSTDQIPSLYAYFQSEGQFYVVQEWVEGETLTAKIQQQGLLSESAVREILINLLPVLEYVHSKRIVHRDIKPDNIILRRRDSKPVLIDFGAVRESMGTMVNSQGNPTSSIVIGTPGYMPSEQAAGRPVYSSDLYSLGITAIYLLTGRQPQEIATDPRTGEIVWRQHALNVSPSLAMVIDRAIAYHPRDRYPTAREMLEALQLGAVTMQPTVPYAQPPAANLPPTAVTPQYTIPISPAALPQPINQSNGQRGIFAGSLIAGGLIGASIIIGFAINNKKEPQPIAQSSPLSSEQATINNQPQNTAPSVKTQRPDTTTRNEPQDIVTPVKSIFPSPSAPNLTPTPLKSETPSAETPAQVDRPSPEQAIQNYFATINKREFQTGWNQLSPNYQSNKRLHPNGYLSYIDWWGGKVESVDVEEVNLVEASAETATVEAQLEYSMKTGKVVPSVVRFSLLWDAGNSRWVVSDTK